The proteins below are encoded in one region of Pontibacter deserti:
- a CDS encoding LamG-like jellyroll fold domain-containing protein, which translates to MKTLILLSVTLLFLIFSTKTSQAQGSRNALQFDGYDDYLFFDTNNRGITNEVTVEAWVKTTATKLQLVTAKYDRDAEHGYQLVMNQGQAAFSGRDGSGEYRISGYSPKIINDNQWHHLAGVCKNGTWSIYIDGILENQSVTGYAFVDLRSNAPFTVGNYYMVNRDFFNGQVDELKIWKKGKSVEEIRAGMCQTANLSSSDLVVYLKFDEGNGSTIQDLSPTKISGTFRNMIPASAWVISGAPIGDKSTYLYPALWSGQQFDLASTGGNRIAVTSTDPTLKGMHIYSVESPPASNTGIDYPAQVNDYFGVFKVGNASSGYKVTAYQVNAECNRNIFKRDNNTITSWAKIASAQSPSFPFFNSTASQNEVALTTYISGSITIQSSGDFCSGSNGTLSVNTNGTVLWSTGEVTKSISITTGGTYSVTVTENGCTSVGTISVNAVNPPIVNLGPDRTICEGETAVLEATAGAFTYKWSTGATTRSIYTSTEGTYWVQVTNTTGCTTTDEINIKVNPKPVVSLPTNHEICPGESVTLDATVPLAQYSWSTGATTAAIPVSVPGNYWVDVTLNGCKVRLNTSVTYKAQQTFTISGALTFCEGTTTTLSVPDIGNILWSNGATTPSITVADGGTYSAQTIVNGCTLTSQVQVAKISKPVFSLGDDKTICAGEKVNLNAPINMGSYRWNTGETTSSIEVSESGAYWVEITSKGGCTYRDEINITVKSEPDFTLPAEVNTCYGEYVTIDATTANAATYLWNNGKTTASISVTAPADLEVTITIGGCDYVRKIKVSADECPIIPNIITPNRDGKNDTFVLQGINIDNIEIEIFNRWGKSIYKRTGYDNMWDADGANAGIYYYHLKSRQTNKDYKGWVEIIK; encoded by the coding sequence TTGAAAACACTTATACTTCTCTCCGTTACTTTACTTTTTTTGATCTTTTCAACTAAAACAAGCCAAGCACAAGGTTCCAGAAACGCACTTCAGTTTGATGGATATGATGATTATTTATTCTTTGATACAAATAATCGAGGCATAACAAATGAAGTTACTGTAGAAGCTTGGGTTAAAACTACTGCAACAAAACTACAATTAGTGACTGCGAAGTACGATCGGGATGCTGAGCACGGTTACCAGCTGGTAATGAACCAAGGACAGGCAGCTTTCTCTGGCAGAGATGGATCTGGGGAGTACAGAATCTCTGGTTATTCTCCAAAAATAATAAATGATAATCAATGGCATCACTTAGCTGGAGTTTGCAAAAATGGAACCTGGTCAATTTATATTGATGGAATATTAGAAAATCAATCAGTTACTGGTTATGCTTTTGTTGATCTTAGAAGTAATGCCCCTTTTACCGTTGGCAATTATTATATGGTGAACAGAGATTTCTTCAATGGACAAGTGGACGAATTGAAAATATGGAAGAAGGGTAAATCGGTTGAAGAAATACGAGCAGGCATGTGTCAAACTGCAAATTTATCAAGTAGCGACCTTGTTGTATATTTAAAATTTGATGAAGGCAATGGTAGTACCATACAAGACTTAAGCCCAACCAAAATCAGCGGTACTTTCCGGAATATGATTCCCGCATCAGCATGGGTTATTTCTGGCGCACCAATTGGCGATAAGAGTACATACTTATATCCAGCTTTATGGTCCGGGCAACAATTCGATTTGGCAAGCACAGGAGGAAACAGAATTGCGGTGACTTCAACAGACCCAACTCTAAAGGGAATGCACATTTACTCTGTTGAATCGCCACCTGCTTCTAATACTGGCATAGACTATCCCGCTCAGGTTAACGATTATTTTGGAGTATTTAAGGTTGGTAATGCGAGCTCTGGCTATAAAGTAACAGCTTACCAGGTCAATGCCGAATGTAACAGAAACATCTTTAAGCGAGATAATAATACAATAACCAGTTGGGCTAAAATTGCCAGCGCACAATCTCCTTCTTTTCCATTCTTCAATTCAACTGCTTCACAAAATGAAGTTGCTTTAACAACATATATCTCAGGAAGTATAACCATACAAAGCTCAGGCGACTTTTGTTCGGGTTCAAATGGTACCCTTTCCGTTAATACAAACGGAACAGTACTATGGAGTACGGGTGAAGTAACAAAAAGCATTTCTATAACTACAGGTGGTACCTATTCAGTGACTGTTACTGAAAATGGCTGTACTTCTGTTGGAACAATTTCTGTTAATGCTGTAAATCCTCCCATTGTAAATTTAGGTCCTGATAGAACAATTTGTGAAGGTGAAACAGCTGTGTTGGAAGCAACTGCAGGAGCATTTACATATAAATGGAGCACAGGCGCTACCACTCGCAGTATATATACCTCAACAGAGGGAACCTATTGGGTCCAGGTAACAAATACAACAGGATGCACTACAACTGACGAGATAAATATTAAGGTTAATCCCAAACCGGTTGTTAGCTTACCAACTAACCATGAGATATGCCCGGGTGAAAGTGTAACGCTAGACGCAACAGTTCCATTGGCCCAATATAGTTGGTCAACCGGTGCAACAACGGCAGCTATACCTGTATCTGTACCCGGAAATTATTGGGTTGATGTAACACTGAATGGGTGTAAAGTAAGACTTAATACTTCTGTTACATACAAAGCTCAGCAAACATTTACAATTAGTGGTGCTTTAACTTTTTGCGAAGGCACAACAACTACGCTTAGTGTACCAGACATTGGGAATATTCTTTGGAGTAATGGAGCCACTACGCCAAGTATAACAGTAGCTGACGGAGGAACTTACAGTGCACAGACTATAGTAAATGGCTGCACTTTAACCAGCCAGGTGCAGGTTGCAAAAATTTCAAAACCAGTGTTTAGTTTAGGAGATGACAAAACTATTTGTGCAGGAGAAAAAGTAAATCTTAATGCACCTATTAATATGGGTTCATACCGTTGGAATACGGGAGAGACTACATCATCTATCGAAGTCTCAGAATCAGGAGCTTATTGGGTAGAAATAACCAGTAAAGGCGGCTGTACTTACCGTGACGAAATAAATATAACTGTTAAATCTGAACCTGACTTTACTCTTCCTGCTGAAGTTAACACCTGTTATGGCGAATATGTAACCATTGATGCTACAACTGCAAATGCTGCTACTTATCTATGGAATAATGGTAAAACGACAGCAAGTATATCTGTTACAGCGCCTGCAGATCTGGAAGTGACGATTACAATAGGCGGCTGCGATTATGTACGCAAAATAAAGGTATCTGCCGACGAATGCCCTATTATACCAAACATCATTACTCCAAACAGGGATGGTAAAAACGATACATTTGTGCTGCAGGGTATCAACATTGACAACATAGAAATAGAAATCTTCAACCGGTGGGGCAAAAGCATATACAAACGTACGGGATATGATAATATGTGGGATGCTGATGGTGCGAATGCAGGTATCTACTATTACCATCTAAAGAGCCGGCAAACAAATAAAGACTATAAAGGCTGGGTTGAGATTATAAAATAG
- a CDS encoding lipopolysaccharide biosynthesis protein, which yields MSRQLQREGIWNTIISYAGISIGYVNVLILFPNILNEEQVGLTRLLLTIAEMFAQFAALGFVNMSVRYFPYFRNKEKQHHGFLFVLLSVPMFGFALITVLFLLFKPAVANYYSENSELLLDYYYYIIPLAFFTLLFNLFTAYLRSLFKTIVSSFVKDFLSRLLILVLLIVYTFGWMDFRMFVILYVAANSAIALVLIAYTLWLKQLHIKPSFAVAASIVPIKEMLYFGLFTFMGNISVTIIKSVDQVMISAVSLADNGIYTTSFYITSAIVTPALAIFKIAFPQVAEFWKDKNMPGLAKFYKQITLINLIIGLLLFIGIWANLDNLFSFMPETYSAGKYVVLFLAIARLVDLATGINGIILATSDKYRWDLLFNIVLAALTIWTNSIFIPLYGMNGAAFATMLSLIFINLLRMFFVLWAYKMQPFAWSSLGITIIALIALGVSYLIPYLGNVYLDIAVRSVAITIVYGSLALGFNVYPEMNVWVRKIVKTYTGI from the coding sequence ATGAGTAGACAATTACAGCGCGAAGGTATCTGGAACACCATCATCTCGTACGCCGGCATCTCGATCGGGTACGTGAACGTGCTCATTCTCTTCCCAAATATTCTTAATGAAGAACAGGTTGGCCTTACCCGCTTACTGCTGACTATAGCAGAAATGTTTGCACAGTTTGCGGCGCTCGGGTTCGTGAACATGAGCGTGCGGTATTTCCCTTACTTCCGCAACAAAGAAAAGCAGCACCACGGCTTTCTGTTTGTACTGCTGTCGGTGCCCATGTTTGGCTTTGCGCTTATTACGGTGTTGTTCCTGCTTTTTAAACCTGCCGTAGCTAACTACTACTCCGAGAACTCAGAGCTGCTGCTGGATTACTATTACTACATTATTCCGCTGGCGTTCTTCACGCTGCTGTTCAACCTTTTTACAGCTTATCTGCGGTCGCTTTTCAAAACTATAGTTTCCTCCTTTGTAAAAGACTTCCTTTCGAGGTTGCTGATACTGGTGCTGCTTATAGTTTATACGTTCGGGTGGATGGACTTCAGGATGTTTGTGATACTGTATGTAGCCGCAAACTCTGCTATTGCCCTAGTTTTGATTGCTTATACTTTGTGGCTGAAACAGCTACATATTAAACCCTCTTTTGCTGTTGCCGCAAGTATAGTTCCGATCAAAGAGATGCTTTACTTCGGGCTGTTCACGTTTATGGGCAACATTTCTGTTACCATCATAAAGTCTGTTGACCAGGTCATGATAAGTGCTGTAAGCCTGGCTGATAACGGAATTTATACGACATCCTTTTATATTACCAGCGCTATAGTTACCCCTGCACTGGCTATTTTCAAGATTGCATTTCCGCAGGTTGCTGAGTTCTGGAAGGATAAGAATATGCCTGGTCTGGCTAAGTTTTATAAACAGATCACGCTCATTAACCTGATCATTGGACTATTACTGTTCATTGGGATCTGGGCCAACCTGGATAACCTGTTCTCTTTTATGCCTGAGACTTATAGCGCCGGTAAATATGTAGTGTTGTTTCTGGCGATAGCCCGGCTGGTAGATCTGGCAACAGGTATAAACGGGATTATACTTGCTACTTCCGACAAATACCGCTGGGACCTGCTGTTCAATATTGTACTGGCTGCACTAACTATCTGGACCAACTCTATATTTATCCCGCTTTATGGTATGAATGGTGCTGCATTTGCCACCATGCTATCATTGATATTTATAAACCTGCTTCGGATGTTCTTTGTGTTGTGGGCTTATAAGATGCAGCCGTTTGCCTGGAGTTCGCTGGGAATAACTATCATAGCTCTTATCGCACTGGGTGTTTCTTACCTTATACCTTACCTCGGAAATGTGTACCTTGATATAGCTGTTCGTTCGGTAGCAATAACTATAGTTTATGGCTCGTTGGCCTTAGGCTTTAATGTATACCCGGAAATGAATGTATGGGTACGTAAGATCGTAAAAACCTATACTGGTATATAA
- a CDS encoding cell division ATP-binding protein FtsE: MSFSSSPVVSLRDVAVYQDSNTILSGVSFDIEKGEFVYLVGRTGSGKSSLLKTLYADLPLLTGSASVSDFTLSKLSRSKIPFLRRRIGIIFQDFQLLFDRTVAENLSFVLRATGWKDKSKIKQRISEVLMRVGLDATANKMPHQLSGGEQQRIVVARALLNEPVILIADEPTGNLDPIVADGIMQLFLEINNSGTAVLMATHNYEIINRYPKRVLKCESGKVLDSNKETFAFTTVTY, translated from the coding sequence ATGAGTTTTTCTTCTTCACCCGTAGTATCTTTGCGCGATGTAGCTGTTTATCAGGACAGTAATACCATTCTAAGTGGTGTATCTTTTGATATTGAGAAAGGGGAGTTTGTGTACCTGGTAGGGCGCACAGGCAGCGGTAAAAGCTCTTTACTTAAAACTTTGTATGCCGACTTACCTTTGCTTACGGGTTCGGCTTCTGTCTCTGATTTTACATTGAGCAAATTATCCCGCTCAAAAATTCCTTTCCTGCGTCGCCGTATTGGTATTATTTTCCAGGATTTCCAGTTATTATTTGACCGTACTGTAGCTGAAAACCTATCTTTTGTGTTGCGTGCTACCGGCTGGAAGGATAAAAGCAAAATAAAGCAACGTATTTCGGAAGTGCTGATGCGAGTTGGACTGGATGCAACTGCCAACAAAATGCCGCATCAACTTTCTGGCGGTGAGCAGCAGCGTATAGTGGTAGCCCGAGCTTTGTTGAACGAGCCGGTTATACTTATTGCTGATGAGCCAACCGGTAACTTAGATCCAATTGTAGCTGATGGAATTATGCAGCTCTTCCTGGAAATTAACAACAGTGGTACAGCCGTGCTTATGGCTACACACAACTACGAGATCATCAACCGTTATCCTAAACGCGTGCTGAAATGCGAGAGCGGCAAAGTGCTGGATTCCAATAAAGAGACTTTTGCGTTTACAACCGTCACTTATTAA
- a CDS encoding fructose-6-phosphate aldolase yields MYIIKVKGKAKIPDYIQLRDSNFVLIAYFRADRPLKNLDRYGLEGKEDALAALIESLEFGKLQKLEI; encoded by the coding sequence ATGTACATTATCAAAGTTAAAGGCAAGGCCAAGATTCCGGATTACATACAGTTACGTGATAGTAATTTTGTACTGATTGCCTATTTCCGTGCAGACAGACCTTTGAAAAACCTGGACCGCTATGGACTGGAAGGTAAGGAAGATGCGCTGGCCGCTTTGATAGAGTCGTTAGAATTTGGTAAACTGCAGAAATTAGAGATTTAA
- the fsa gene encoding fructose-6-phosphate aldolase, which translates to MKFFIDTANLQEIHEAHDLGVLDGVTTNPSLMAKEGIFGHDNVMAHYKKICEIVDGDISAEVIATDYENIVKEGEFLADLHPNIVVKVPMIRDGVKAIRYFSEKGIKTNCTLVFSAGQAILAAKAGATYVSPFVGRLDDVSTDGMQLIEQIVQIYGNYGYQTQVLAASVRHVMHLVQCAEIGADVVTCPLNVITSLLNHPLTDIGLQKFLADHAKGNK; encoded by the coding sequence ATGAAATTCTTTATCGATACTGCAAACCTGCAGGAAATTCACGAAGCACACGATCTTGGTGTGCTGGACGGTGTAACAACCAACCCATCGCTGATGGCAAAAGAAGGTATCTTTGGTCATGACAATGTGATGGCGCACTACAAAAAGATCTGCGAAATTGTAGATGGCGACATCAGCGCAGAAGTGATTGCTACAGATTATGAAAACATTGTAAAAGAAGGTGAGTTCCTTGCTGATCTGCACCCGAACATTGTTGTTAAAGTGCCAATGATCCGTGATGGCGTAAAAGCTATCCGATATTTCAGTGAAAAAGGCATCAAAACAAATTGCACGCTTGTATTCTCTGCTGGCCAGGCTATACTTGCTGCAAAAGCTGGTGCAACGTATGTTTCTCCGTTTGTTGGTCGCTTAGATGACGTTTCTACTGACGGTATGCAGCTAATCGAGCAGATCGTGCAGATCTACGGGAACTATGGTTACCAGACACAGGTACTTGCTGCTTCAGTTCGCCACGTAATGCATTTAGTACAGTGTGCAGAGATCGGTGCCGATGTAGTTACCTGCCCGCTAAATGTAATCACAAGCCTGCTGAACCACCCGCTGACTGACATCGGTCTGCAGAAGTTCCTGGCAGATCACGCAAAAGGCAATAAGTAA
- the guaA gene encoding glutamine-hydrolyzing GMP synthase, with protein sequence MPEKILILDFGSQYTQLIARRVRELNVYCEIYPYNNVPALTADVKGVILSGSPCSVRDAEHPTIELEQYLGKIPVLGVCYGAQLIAHESYGEVTPSTIREYGRARLSELHTSNRLMKELTLGSVVWMSHGDTIKEVPDNFEIIASTETVRVAAYKLRNQETYGIQFHPEVTHSDEGKILLRNFVVHICDCQQDWTSEQFVDATVAELKQQLGNDKVVLGLSGGVDSSVAAMLIHHAIGKNLYCIFVDNGLLRKDEFENVLDSYKHMGLNVKGVDAKDKFYEALAGLTDPEAKRKAIGRVFIEVFDEEAHKIEDVKWLAQGTIYPDVIESLSVKGPSATIKSHHNVGGLPDFMKLKVVEPLKTLFKDEVRLVGKTLKIDDAILGRHPFPGPGLAIRILGDITPEKVNILQQVDHIFISNLKKSGLYDEVWQAGAILTPVQSVGVMGDERTYENVVALRAVTSIDGMTADWSRLPYEFLADVSNEIINKVKGVNRVVYDISSKPPATIEWE encoded by the coding sequence ATGCCAGAAAAAATTCTCATCCTCGACTTTGGCTCCCAATATACCCAACTCATAGCCAGAAGGGTTCGCGAGCTTAATGTATACTGTGAGATTTACCCCTACAACAATGTTCCTGCCCTCACAGCAGATGTAAAAGGTGTTATACTATCAGGTAGTCCCTGCTCTGTACGCGATGCCGAACACCCAACTATAGAACTTGAACAATACTTGGGCAAAATACCTGTTTTAGGTGTTTGCTATGGTGCACAGCTTATAGCCCATGAAAGCTATGGCGAAGTAACACCATCAACCATCCGGGAATATGGCCGTGCACGCTTATCTGAGCTGCATACTTCAAACCGCCTGATGAAAGAACTCACACTGGGTTCTGTAGTCTGGATGTCGCATGGCGATACGATAAAAGAGGTACCTGATAATTTCGAAATCATTGCCAGTACCGAAACGGTACGTGTGGCAGCCTATAAACTCCGTAACCAAGAAACTTACGGCATTCAGTTCCACCCGGAAGTAACACACTCTGACGAAGGCAAAATCCTGCTCCGCAACTTTGTAGTGCATATCTGCGATTGCCAGCAAGACTGGACTTCAGAACAGTTTGTGGATGCAACAGTGGCAGAACTAAAACAGCAACTGGGCAACGATAAAGTAGTACTTGGCTTATCAGGTGGTGTGGATTCCAGTGTGGCTGCCATGCTGATTCATCATGCGATTGGGAAGAACCTTTACTGTATTTTCGTAGATAACGGTCTTTTGCGCAAAGATGAGTTCGAGAATGTGCTGGATTCTTACAAGCACATGGGGCTGAATGTGAAAGGCGTAGATGCGAAAGACAAATTTTACGAAGCCCTCGCCGGCCTCACCGATCCGGAAGCAAAACGAAAAGCCATTGGTCGTGTGTTTATTGAAGTGTTCGACGAAGAAGCACATAAGATAGAAGATGTGAAGTGGCTGGCTCAAGGTACCATTTACCCTGATGTGATAGAGTCGTTGAGCGTGAAAGGCCCTTCAGCTACTATAAAATCGCACCACAACGTAGGTGGCTTACCAGACTTTATGAAACTTAAAGTGGTGGAGCCGCTTAAAACCTTATTCAAAGACGAAGTACGCCTGGTAGGTAAAACCCTGAAAATAGATGATGCTATACTTGGTCGTCACCCATTCCCGGGACCTGGCTTGGCCATCCGTATACTTGGCGATATCACTCCTGAAAAAGTAAACATCCTGCAGCAGGTAGATCATATCTTTATCAGCAACCTGAAAAAGTCTGGGTTATATGATGAAGTATGGCAGGCCGGTGCTATACTTACCCCGGTGCAATCGGTGGGTGTGATGGGCGATGAACGAACTTATGAGAATGTGGTTGCCTTGCGTGCCGTTACAAGTATAGATGGCATGACCGCCGACTGGAGCCGCTTACCGTATGAATTCCTGGCTGATGTATCGAACGAGATTATAAATAAAGTAAAAGGCGTTAACCGCGTTGTGTACGACATCAGCTCCAAACCACCTGCAACTATAGAGTGGGAATAG
- a CDS encoding ABC transporter substrate-binding protein — protein sequence MNNFCKSILVMLTLSLATPAFAQQHEDVKYSNGKILLQQQRYEQAMAEFLPVTSQGNTYAPEASYFYALAAFKAKKYKESQEMLQQLKSQHPDWQQMSDASYLLANVLFERSNFDEALTQLQQLNSSELANDAAGLERFYLQKISDKEAFEKLIQRYPNDAILAQVYADKLMSGWYRPEDKATLERLVNKHNLDKSKYRNAAARRQQGYNVALLLPFQLNQDLNQNARKNQFVNDLYAGMQLAQDSLESQGIKLNLYTYDAGADTATVSRILGLSEVKQMDMVIGPVYKSSARIASRFARATGTPVINPLSQDAELAGQNSNVFLFESSVATQARQAAAYAYSTFSPKTAVILFENTKDDTTFAYFYKEHFKKLGGKIKTYKKISSSQTSATASTFNKLNLTDVGHMAVFSEKMAAAVNATSKLQASAAKLPLVTYHKWLDINQISLRQLDNLEVYFISPKYIDSTSPAVKSFKQRYINRYNITPSVYAYAGFEMLYYYGSMLQQYGSNLTQALLESGIKPGALYPAVGYTNRSSRNELRPDNQFVPITKLENLQLMVVNTVY from the coding sequence ATGAACAACTTCTGTAAAAGTATACTTGTTATGTTAACGTTGTCATTAGCCACCCCGGCTTTTGCGCAACAACACGAAGATGTAAAGTATAGCAACGGCAAGATCCTCCTGCAACAGCAGCGCTATGAGCAGGCAATGGCGGAGTTCCTGCCGGTTACATCTCAAGGAAACACGTACGCACCGGAAGCTTCATATTTTTATGCTTTAGCAGCTTTCAAGGCTAAAAAGTATAAAGAGTCGCAGGAAATGCTGCAGCAACTAAAGTCGCAGCACCCTGACTGGCAACAGATGTCTGATGCCTCCTATCTGCTTGCTAATGTGCTTTTTGAGCGCAGTAATTTTGACGAAGCCCTTACACAACTGCAACAGCTTAATTCATCAGAGTTAGCGAATGATGCAGCCGGTTTAGAGCGCTTTTACCTGCAAAAGATTTCAGATAAAGAGGCGTTTGAAAAACTGATTCAGCGATACCCAAATGATGCTATTCTGGCTCAGGTATATGCTGATAAACTGATGAGTGGCTGGTATCGCCCGGAGGATAAGGCAACATTAGAGCGTCTGGTAAACAAGCACAACCTGGACAAGAGCAAGTACCGGAATGCCGCAGCACGCCGCCAACAGGGGTACAATGTGGCCCTGCTCCTGCCCTTCCAGTTAAACCAGGATCTTAACCAGAATGCACGTAAAAACCAGTTTGTAAATGATCTGTATGCTGGTATGCAGCTGGCCCAGGATTCACTGGAGTCTCAAGGTATTAAATTGAATCTGTATACTTATGATGCAGGCGCAGATACTGCGACAGTAAGCCGTATACTTGGTTTGTCAGAAGTAAAGCAAATGGACATGGTAATAGGACCCGTTTATAAGAGTTCAGCCCGCATTGCCAGCCGCTTTGCACGTGCAACCGGGACACCGGTAATTAATCCATTGTCTCAGGATGCGGAATTGGCCGGCCAGAACAGCAATGTGTTCCTGTTTGAGTCATCGGTAGCTACGCAGGCACGACAGGCTGCTGCTTATGCATACAGCACTTTCTCTCCTAAAACAGCGGTTATACTTTTCGAGAACACAAAAGACGATACCACCTTTGCTTATTTTTATAAAGAGCATTTCAAGAAGTTAGGCGGTAAAATAAAGACGTACAAAAAAATCAGTTCCAGCCAGACTTCTGCAACTGCCAGCACGTTCAACAAACTCAATTTAACTGATGTAGGGCATATGGCTGTTTTCTCAGAGAAGATGGCAGCTGCCGTAAATGCGACCAGCAAATTACAAGCAAGTGCAGCTAAACTGCCTTTAGTTACTTATCATAAGTGGCTAGATATTAACCAGATCTCACTGCGCCAGTTAGATAACCTGGAAGTATACTTCATTAGTCCGAAATATATAGATTCTACAAGTCCTGCTGTAAAAAGCTTTAAACAACGCTACATCAACCGCTACAACATAACGCCATCTGTATATGCCTACGCTGGTTTCGAAATGCTATACTATTATGGAAGTATGTTACAGCAATATGGATCTAACTTAACCCAGGCCTTACTGGAGTCCGGAATTAAACCGGGAGCCTTATATCCAGCAGTTGGTTATACCAACAGATCCTCCAGAAACGAACTGCGCCCGGACAACCAGTTTGTACCGATTACGAAATTAGAAAACCTACAACTTATGGTAGTGAACACTGTTTACTAA
- the hemL gene encoding glutamate-1-semialdehyde 2,1-aminomutase produces the protein MKTAPISEELFQRAQNFIPGGVNSPVRAFRAVGGNPRFIKSAKGAYLFDEDGNRYMEFINSWGPMILGHAAEIVQEAVQQAIPNSLSFGAPTRKEIEIAELIISMVPSIEKVRMVNSGTEATMSAIRVARGYTGRDKIIKFEGCYHGHGDSFLIAAGSGAITLGVPDSPGVTKGVANDTLTAPYNNLQAVQTLVDANRGNVAAIILEPVAGNMGLVLPTPEFLQGLRDLCTKEGIVLIFDEVMTGFRLAPGGAQQLFGVTPDMTTLGKIIGGGMPVGAYGGKKEIMDCVAPAGPVYQAGTLSGNPIAMSAGMAMLNYLKNNPQVYTQLDETTERMISGMRNNMQQLGLNYTINKVGSMFTIFFTDQPVTDFDSAKTSDTALFGRYFNEMLQRGIYLAPSQYESLFVSTAITPELVDEYIQANYDALKAIQG, from the coding sequence ATGAAGACAGCCCCAATCAGTGAAGAACTGTTTCAGAGAGCACAAAACTTTATACCTGGTGGTGTTAATTCCCCTGTTAGGGCGTTCAGAGCCGTAGGCGGTAACCCACGTTTCATAAAATCTGCTAAGGGAGCATATTTATTCGATGAAGATGGAAACCGTTACATGGAGTTCATCAACTCCTGGGGACCAATGATTCTCGGACATGCTGCAGAAATTGTGCAGGAGGCTGTACAGCAAGCTATCCCTAACTCCCTTTCCTTCGGTGCTCCTACCCGCAAGGAAATCGAAATTGCCGAGCTTATCATTAGCATGGTGCCAAGTATAGAAAAGGTGCGCATGGTAAACTCTGGAACCGAAGCTACCATGTCGGCTATTCGAGTGGCGCGTGGTTATACCGGCCGCGACAAGATCATCAAATTTGAAGGTTGCTACCACGGTCACGGTGATTCTTTCCTGATTGCGGCTGGTAGCGGTGCCATTACACTTGGTGTTCCCGATAGCCCTGGTGTAACCAAAGGTGTCGCTAATGATACACTTACGGCCCCTTACAACAACCTGCAGGCTGTACAGACATTGGTTGATGCCAACAGAGGTAATGTGGCTGCTATTATTTTAGAGCCGGTTGCGGGTAATATGGGCCTTGTACTTCCTACTCCGGAGTTCTTGCAAGGCCTGCGCGACCTGTGTACCAAAGAAGGCATTGTGCTGATATTTGATGAAGTAATGACAGGTTTCAGACTTGCTCCGGGTGGTGCTCAGCAGCTATTTGGTGTTACTCCGGACATGACCACACTAGGCAAAATTATAGGTGGTGGTATGCCGGTTGGCGCATACGGTGGTAAGAAAGAAATAATGGATTGTGTTGCTCCGGCCGGGCCAGTTTACCAGGCTGGTACCCTATCCGGTAACCCGATTGCCATGTCGGCGGGTATGGCGATGCTGAATTACTTGAAGAATAATCCGCAGGTATACACCCAGCTTGATGAAACTACTGAACGCATGATTTCAGGAATGCGAAATAACATGCAGCAGTTGGGTCTGAACTATACTATAAATAAAGTAGGTTCGATGTTCACTATCTTCTTTACTGATCAGCCGGTAACTGATTTTGATAGTGCAAAAACATCTGATACAGCTCTGTTTGGCCGTTACTTTAACGAGATGCTGCAGCGTGGAATCTACCTTGCCCCTTCTCAGTATGAATCGCTGTTTGTTTCTACAGCAATTACACCGGAACTGGTAGACGAATATATCCAAGCAAACTATGATGCATTAAAAGCGATTCAGGGCTAA
- the dcd gene encoding dCTP deaminase: MILTDNQILKEIEKGTILIEPFKRSSLGTNSYDVHLGRYLATYRDEILDARQHNEIDVFEIPEEGIVLRPETLYLGVTLEYTETHAHVPFLEGKSSVGRLGIDIHATAGKGDVGFCNTWTLEISVTQPVRVYYGMPIGQLIYFEVSGGIENYYNKKENAKYNNRTITPVESMMWKNNW, encoded by the coding sequence ATGATCTTAACAGATAACCAGATTTTAAAAGAGATAGAGAAAGGTACTATCCTGATCGAGCCATTTAAGCGTTCCAGCCTCGGCACAAACTCCTACGATGTGCATTTGGGCCGTTACCTAGCCACCTATCGTGATGAGATTCTGGACGCACGCCAGCACAACGAAATTGATGTTTTCGAGATACCGGAAGAAGGGATCGTACTTCGCCCGGAAACTTTATACCTGGGCGTAACTTTAGAATATACTGAAACACATGCACATGTACCTTTCCTGGAAGGGAAATCAAGTGTTGGCCGTTTAGGTATAGACATTCATGCTACTGCCGGCAAAGGCGATGTAGGCTTCTGTAACACCTGGACACTGGAGATTTCTGTAACGCAGCCGGTGCGTGTTTACTATGGTATGCCGATTGGCCAACTGATCTATTTTGAGGTTAGCGGCGGTATCGAGAACTACTACAACAAGAAAGAGAACGCCAAGTATAACAATCGCACCATCACTCCCGTTGAATCTATGATGTGGAAGAACAACTGGTAG